Proteins encoded together in one Hymenobacter monticola window:
- a CDS encoding biliverdin-producing heme oxygenase, which produces MPTVPNQPETPAAPPILARLRAETRPYHDALEAGAFNEALRAGAPTAAGTAHFLERMYGFLQPYETALRQHEADFGPAWQLPQRFRAPLILEDLGRAATDSGLPLCPDMPPLHTRPQLLGAMYVLEGSTLGGQVITRQLEKAGIPLRRYFAGYGERTGPMWKAFCHLLTEAATSDTADEIVASAALTFQCLAAWINKP; this is translated from the coding sequence ATGCCCACTGTTCCCAACCAACCTGAAACGCCAGCCGCGCCGCCTATTCTGGCCCGGCTGCGTGCCGAAACCCGCCCGTACCACGACGCCCTTGAAGCCGGCGCGTTCAACGAAGCGTTGCGGGCGGGTGCGCCCACGGCAGCCGGTACAGCGCATTTCCTGGAGCGGATGTACGGGTTTTTGCAGCCCTACGAAACCGCCTTGCGCCAGCACGAAGCCGATTTTGGCCCGGCCTGGCAGCTGCCGCAACGCTTTCGCGCGCCCCTGATTCTGGAGGACTTGGGGCGCGCCGCCACTGACTCTGGGTTGCCGCTGTGCCCGGATATGCCGCCGCTGCACACGCGGCCGCAGCTGCTGGGAGCCATGTACGTGCTGGAGGGCTCGACACTGGGCGGACAGGTCATCACCCGGCAGCTGGAAAAAGCGGGCATTCCGCTGCGGCGCTATTTTGCGGGGTATGGCGAGCGAACCGGACCGATGTGGAAAGCGTTCTGCCACCTGCTGACGGAGGCCGCTACCTCAGATACTGCCGACGAAATTGTGGCTTCGGCCGCTCTTACTTTTCAATGTCTTGCTGCGTGGATAAACAAACCTTGA